The Drosophila suzukii chromosome 2 unlocalized genomic scaffold, CBGP_Dsuzu_IsoJpt1.0 scf_2c, whole genome shotgun sequence genome segment aaactatCACCTTGATCTTGTTATACTAagcatacaaaagtgaaaaaattaaaagtgcTTGCCAGAATTAACCAGCGCAAGGTAAAACTATTAAAGAAATCGAAGGCCTACAGAGAAGGGCAACTTCATAAATGATGGGGGCCAAGCAAAAGGTCTTTTTCgaacccagcaccggaagagtgacaCAAGCTACGACGCGCGGAGAAAATCACCAACCCCGGAGTGCGAGCGCTCCACGGCTAGAagattcacctgaaagagagtCGTGGAAGCTTGCACGGAATCCGCTAGGACAGGAGATAGATCGGAACCCATCTGTTGGGGAACCAGACACCCTATACATTTATTCTTGTAAACTTTATCTCTCGCTCGCCTGTGTTATCTATTTACACATACACGCGCATGAAGCGCAGCTTAATCGTATGTACATGCAAGAGCTTTGCCAAATGCATTGCCTCGGTCAGTACTTTTCCATTCATCTCTTACGGTAACGTGTTTACGACTTAATTCAGCCTATTCTTGTAGCAATATACCCAGCTACAGTCAGTCACATTTTTGCTACCAACGCAATCACAGCGCATCGAAATTGATTGTACTAAATTATATAGAATGTTCGgtgaatacaaataaaaatcaatttaaacagTTACACTTCTGGCGtctaattttttaacataaaattactggtccttcgagccgacTACTCGTGCGCATAACAATGCCACGAAATTTGTGGAAGATATTCAGTCAATCCCGACATTAGTCGCGCGATTGGCCCAGCTACAGGACAACTATTTGCGGTTTGTGCGACTTACGGAGGATTTGTACGCCTACGAGTCTGAAGAGGTTTGGGAAGACCCTGCTGAAGACGTTGATATATACGAGGAAAACACTACGCTACATACGCTATTCTCAGTAATACGCTTGAAGATTTAAAGGCTGAAGTCGCTAACAATACTCTTCTTGTTTCCGATCAATCATTCAACACTACTCGCAGAAGCCATGTGGACTTTCAGTTCGAGCGAATCAAGCTCCCAACCTTTTCAGGAAATTATGAGGATTGGAAACATTTTTCGGACATGTTCACGGCATCGATTGCATCAAATACGAATTTCACTGATTGCCAAAGATTTCACTATTTGAAATCATACCTGTCTGGCGAGGCACTCGCATTAGTGAAACATATTCCAGTGACCAATGGAAACTACAGTGAAGCCTGGGACAAGTTGGAAAAACAGTACACCAAAAAACCGCTTATTATCCGATCATTTCTGAACAGTTTTCTAACGCTACCTAGTGCCACAACCAGTAGCATCAGCACTGTGCGTAAATTGGTGGACGGCGCAGATGAAGTTATTCGTGGGTTAAGAGCACTTCAGTGCGATGAACGAGATCCCTggttaatatttatattattatcaaagttAGATCCTGAAACTCGGCAGTCATGGGCCCAGCGCGCAGAATCTGAAAATTCCAGTGTGACCGTCGAGCAATTTCTAACCTCTTCACATCTCACTGCGAAACCTTTGAAGCCTGCCAACTCGGTCGCGCGCCTCAAGCTCGACGATCGGCTGCTACTCATCATGCTGACGCCCACCAGAGACGCGACGACAACAAGTGTTTATATTGCCAACAGACTCATCAGCTGTACAGGTGTGACCAATTTCTAACGTTGGACATCGCAGCTCGCCGAGAATTCCTGAAAACCAGAAAGCTCTGTTTTAACTGCCTCAGCGCTTCACACATGGTCGGCAATTGCACATCGAAACACACATGCCGGGTCTGCCGCCGCAAACATCATACATTGGTCCACGACACACCGCAGCCTTTTCGACCTGGAGAGCCTAATGAGTCACCTAGCGTAAACACTGGCAATCTGTCCTCAACCCCCCGAGATAGATCATTCAGCACAAACAATAAACTTCGCACTCACGAAGAGACACCATCAGGCAGCGTTCCTCCTGTGGGGAACAATTACACTCATCATACCCTGGAAAATATTTCGTATGCAGGTTCGCAAACCCTGTTGCCAACCATTCTCGCAGACGTCGACGACGCTTGGGGAAATACAACAAAATGCAGATTGCTCTTAGACACGGGATCCACCATTACTTTGGCATCGGAATCATTTGTTCAGCGGATTGGCGTGCATCGAACGCATGCACGAATTTCAATTCTTGGTCTGGCCGCAAACAACGCCGGTCATACTCGAGGGCGCGCACACTTTAAGCTGCGCTCTCGGCATTCGGATCATATCATCGAGATGGACTCCTTCATTTTGTCCTCGCTGACGTCATCGCTTCCAGCGCAAACTATTGACACATCATCTTCAACCTGGAAGGAAATCTCAGCACTTCCCTTAGCAGATCCGACGTTCTGCACTCCTGGATCTATAGATGTCATCGTTGGATCTGATCAACTATGGTCTCTATATACCGgagaaagaaaatattttggtaAGAGCTATCCCATCGCTCTCAATACAATTTTTGGTTGGATTATTGCAGGCTCGTACACTGCCTGCGACGACCACATCACTCCGGCCGTGACCCATCACGCGGATCTCGACACGATGGTTCGATCGTTCATGGAAATGGACAATGTGCAACCTAACCAATCTCTCTTGGACTCCAGTGATCCCACAGAGAGTCATTTCGCAAACACTCACACGCGCTTCGAAGACGGGGTCTATATCGTCGAGTATCCCTTCAAGGATGGAGCCCCGCCTATCGAATCAACTCTTCCCCAGGCCACCAACCGCCTAGTCTCATTGGAGCGACGGTTTCGTCGACATCCGGAACTCAAAAAGCAATACGAAGAGTTTTTGGATGACTACTTGCAACGCGGTCATATGGAACAACTGACATCAGCCCAAGTAATGGACGACCCTGACACTTGCGTTTATCTACCGCATCACGCTGTCATCAAGCAGGATAGCCTGACGACCAAATGTCGGGTGGTCTTCGATGGATCTGGAAAAGACAGTTCTGGAATCTCCTTAAACGACAGACTTCATATTGGACCACCGATTCAGCGGGACTTGCTCGGGGTTTGCCTACGTTTCCGGCAGCACCGATATGTTCTATGCGCAGATATTGAAAAGCTGTTTAGAGGGATTCAAGTTTCTAGGCGTCACACCAATTTTCAACGTATTGTGTGGCGCAAAAATGAGAATGAACCTATGCTTCATTTTCGTCTGTTAACAGTCACGTACGGCCTAGCGCCCTCTCCATTTCTGGCCGTTCGATTTTGAAGCAACTAGCTGACGATCATCGCCTCGAGTACCCGGCCGCATCACAAGCATTATCACAAGATGCTTATGTGGACGATATCCCAACTGGATGCGATTCGGTAGAAGATCTTCTGGTTCTAAAGACGGAGCTGATTGGACTCTTAGGAAAAGCGAAGTTCAAACTGCGGAAATGGAGCGCTAACTGCTGGAACCTTCTGCAATCATTACCTGAAGAGGATCGATGTTATGACCCAATACAGCTCACCAAAGGTTCACACATGGAATCGCCCGTCAAGGTCCTTGGAATTCAGTGGAATCCAGGTCGTGATGTAATGTTCGTCAAACCTACAGAATTCGATCTCAGCATTGTCCCCACGAAACGAGAACTATTATCGCAACTTTCCAAGATCTATGACCCACTCGGGATTGCAGCGCCTACCACCGTGCTTCTCAAGCTCATCTTCCAAGAAAGTTGGACCGCTGTAATACACTGGGACGAACCTATTCCTGAAGCCCTGAATGCACGCTGGAGGGCATTAGTAGAGGATTTCTCGTCGCTGACAAAATGCCAAGTACCTCGGTATATTGCTGCACCCTACCAACACATCCAACTGCACGGATTCGCAGACGCATCCATGCACGCGTACGGTGCTGTTGTTTATAGTCGAGTAGCATCGGATGGGAAGTTCCACATAAATCTCGTAGCCGCCAAAACACGTGTGGCTCTAATAAAATCAGTCTCAATTCCACGCCTGGAATTGAACGCTGCCCTACTCCTGACACGGCTGCTCACTATTGTTAAAGCGTCGTTAACTATTTCTGTTAACAACACGATCTGCTGGACAGATTCGGAGATCGTGCTACACTGGCTGTCCGCACCACCACGGAATTGGAACACATACGTCTTCAACAGAACGGCTGAGATACTGAGCGAATACCCACGTAGCTGCTGGAGCCATGTCCGCTCCGAGGATAATCCTGCCGACTGCGCATCCAGGGGACTTCACCCATCTAAGCTTCTTGACCACGAACTTTGGTGGAAAGGCCCATCCGGAGCCATCCCGTCTAGACGTCCCCATCAACCGCTTGGAACGATGGACTCAACTACAAGCAATGGTCCAAGGCTTTTGGAAACGCTGGCATATGGAGTACCTAACCTCTCTGCACGAGCGCACCAAATGGCAACTGGAAGACGATAATTTGAAGGTCGACACACTGGTAGTGCTTAAGGAACCAAATCTATCTCCATCGAAATGGATTCTAGGACGTATCCAGGAGGTACACGCCGGACAAGACGACAAGGTCCGAGTTGTTACCGTCAAAACCGCCCAAGGAGTCTTCAAGCGGCCAATTACCAAATTGGCGATCTTGCCCCTTTGCTGAACAGCCGTTCAGGGGGGGCGGTATGTTGGGGAACCAGACACCCTATACATTTATTCTTGTAAACTTTATCTCTCGCTCGCCTGTGTTATCTATTTACACATACACGCGCATGAAGCGCAGCTTAATCGTATGTACATGCAAGAGCTTTGCTAAATGCATTGCCTCGGTCAGTACTTTTCCATTCATCTCTTACGGTAACGTGTTTACGACTTAATTCAGCCTATTCTTGTAGTAATATACCCAGCTACAGTCAGTCACATTTTTGCTACCAACGCAACCACAGCGCATCGAAATTGAttgtattaaattatataGAATGTTCGGTGAATACaaacaaaaatcaatttaaacagTTACACTTCTGGCGTCTAATTTGTTAACACCATCGTTTCAGGTACCGAGGCCAAAAGAAGTTAGGCTGGACAaatggaacctaaagttcgatggaaacgtcgcggcatgacagttgaaagTTTCCTCTTCTGCGTCGACCCCTTGCAAAAGTTTTGTGGCCTAAGCCGCCAAGAAGTCTTTCGGGAATTCCATATTATtctggcaggtgcagccactAAATGGTATTGAAAGGAAATGGAAGATTACGATTTGGACTACTACTGATTGACCCAGGAAATGAGACGGCCGTCTCCACTACAGGAAGTGACTTAATGAAGG includes the following:
- the LOC139354316 gene encoding uncharacterized protein: MDSFILSSLTSSLPAQTIDTSSSTWKEISALPLADPTFCTPGSIDVIVGSDQLWSLYTGERKYFGSYTACDDHITPAVTHHADLDTMVRSFMEMDNVQPNQSLLDSSDPTESHFANTHTRFEDGVYIVEYPFKDGAPPIESTLPQATNRLVSLERRFRRHPELKKQYEEFLDDYLQRGHMEQLTSAQVMDDPDTCVYLPHHAVIKQDSLTTKCRVVFDGSGKDSSGISLNDRLHIGPPIQRDLLGVCLRFRQHRYVLCADIEKLHVRPSALSISGRSILKQLADDHRLEYPAASQALSQDAYVDDIPTGCDSVEDLLVLKTELIGLLGKAKFKLRKWSANCWNLLQSLPEEDRCYDPIQLTKGSHMESPVKVLGIQWNPGRDVMFVKPTEFDLSIVPTKRELLSQLSKIYDPLGIAAPTTVLLKLIFQESWTAVIHWDEPIPEALNARWRALVEDFSSLTKCQVPRYIAAPYQHIQLHGFADASMHAYGAVVYSRVASDGKFHINLVAAKTRVALIKSVSIPRLELNAALLLTRLLTIVKASLTISVNNTICWTDSEIVLHWLSAPPRNWNTYVFNRTAEILSEYPRDFTHLSFLTTNFGGKAHPEPSRLDVPINRLERWTQLQAMVQGFWKRWHMEYLTSLHERTKWQLEDDNLKVDTLVVLKEPNLSPSKWILGRIQEVHAGQDDKVRVVTVKTAQGVFKRPITKLAILPLC